A DNA window from Mesorhizobium sp. C432A contains the following coding sequences:
- the lgt gene encoding prolipoprotein diacylglyceryl transferase yields MNDYFPLPMASLSFPNIDPILVQIGPLAVHWYGIGYIVGILFAWWYAKRLVTNTRLWPDGVLPMKPIDLDDFIVWAAVGVVLGGRTGYVLFYDLKRYIDHPLDIFAVWQGGMSFHGGLLGVILAMTLFSLKRGIRTWTLFDVVAAGVPVGLGLVRIANFVNAELWGRVTDVSWGVVFCNERLQQTVAGCVAGLEPRHPSQLYEALLEGAVLFLVLRFLTHSRLKLKTPRFVGGAFICGYGLSRIFVEFFREPDQQLGYLLGGWLTMGMVLSLPMVLAGIWAMATAKPAPQPQPA; encoded by the coding sequence TTGAACGACTATTTCCCGCTGCCGATGGCGTCGCTGTCCTTCCCCAACATCGACCCGATCCTGGTTCAGATCGGCCCGCTGGCTGTGCACTGGTACGGCATCGGCTATATCGTCGGCATCCTGTTCGCCTGGTGGTACGCCAAGCGGCTCGTCACCAACACAAGGCTGTGGCCTGATGGCGTCTTGCCGATGAAGCCGATCGACCTCGACGATTTCATCGTCTGGGCCGCCGTCGGCGTCGTGCTCGGCGGACGCACCGGCTATGTGCTTTTCTACGATTTAAAGCGCTATATCGACCACCCGCTCGACATCTTCGCCGTCTGGCAGGGCGGCATGTCGTTCCATGGCGGCCTGCTTGGCGTCATCCTCGCCATGACGCTGTTTTCCCTCAAGCGCGGCATCCGCACCTGGACGCTGTTCGACGTGGTGGCAGCCGGCGTGCCGGTCGGGCTCGGCCTCGTCCGCATCGCGAACTTCGTCAATGCCGAACTCTGGGGTCGCGTGACCGACGTGTCGTGGGGCGTCGTCTTCTGCAACGAGCGTCTCCAGCAGACCGTGGCGGGTTGTGTCGCGGGCCTGGAGCCTCGCCATCCGAGCCAGCTCTACGAAGCGCTGCTCGAGGGCGCGGTGCTGTTCCTGGTCCTGCGCTTCCTCACCCATTCGCGGCTGAAGCTGAAGACGCCGCGCTTTGTCGGCGGCGCCTTCATTTGCGGCTACGGCCTGTCACGCATCTTCGTCGAGTTCTTCCGCGAGCCCGACCAGCAGCTCGGCTACCTCCTCGGCGGCTGGCTCACCATGGGCATGGTGCTGTCGCTGCCGATGGTGCTGGCCGGCATCTGGGCGATGGCCACAGCCAAACCGGCGCCGCAACCACAGCCGGCATGA
- a CDS encoding Xaa-Pro peptidase family protein: MALHFERSEFDARRDRLMIEMTEKKLDAVLLFAQESMYWLTGYDTFGFCFFQCLVVKADGSMVLLTRSADLRQARHTSIIGNIVLWTDRDGANPAIDLRNLLNDLNLLGARIGVEYDTHGLTAFNGRRVDEQLQTFGQIADASGIVGRLRLFKSPAEIAKAEKAANLSDDALDAALPLIKQGGDEALVLAAMQGAVFAGGGDYPANEFIIGSGIDALLCRYKAGRRKLTKNDQLTLEWAGVFHHYHAPMMRTVLTGKASKRHQELFDAARAALLAVEKAMTPGNTFGDVFDAHARTLEAHSLTKHRLNACGYSVGARFTPSWMDMPMFYQGNPEPIAPNMTLFAHMIIMDSETETAMTLGRTYLTTESQPKPLSRHDLDLIVQ, from the coding sequence ATGGCGCTGCATTTCGAACGGTCGGAATTTGACGCCCGGCGTGACCGGTTGATGATCGAGATGACGGAAAAGAAGCTCGATGCTGTACTGCTTTTCGCCCAGGAGAGCATGTACTGGCTAACCGGCTACGACACGTTCGGCTTCTGTTTCTTCCAGTGCCTGGTTGTGAAGGCTGACGGCTCGATGGTGCTGCTCACCCGCTCGGCCGATTTGCGCCAGGCGCGCCACACCTCGATCATCGGCAACATCGTGCTGTGGACCGACCGCGACGGCGCCAACCCGGCGATCGACCTGCGCAACCTGCTCAACGACCTCAATCTCCTCGGCGCCCGCATCGGCGTCGAATACGACACCCATGGCCTGACCGCCTTCAACGGCCGCCGCGTCGACGAGCAGCTGCAGACCTTCGGCCAGATCGCCGACGCCTCCGGTATTGTCGGCCGTCTGCGCCTGTTCAAGAGCCCGGCTGAAATCGCCAAGGCCGAAAAGGCCGCCAACCTTTCCGACGACGCGCTCGACGCAGCCCTGCCGCTGATCAAGCAGGGCGGCGACGAAGCGCTGGTCCTTGCCGCCATGCAGGGCGCGGTGTTTGCCGGCGGCGGCGACTATCCGGCCAATGAATTCATCATCGGCTCGGGCATCGACGCGCTGCTCTGCCGCTACAAGGCCGGGCGCCGCAAGCTGACCAAGAACGATCAGCTGACGCTCGAATGGGCCGGCGTGTTCCATCACTATCACGCGCCGATGATGCGCACCGTGCTGACCGGCAAGGCGTCGAAGCGCCATCAGGAGCTGTTCGACGCCGCCCGCGCGGCTCTTCTGGCGGTCGAGAAGGCGATGACGCCCGGCAACACCTTCGGCGACGTCTTCGACGCGCATGCCCGCACGCTGGAGGCGCACAGCCTGACCAAGCATCGGTTGAACGCCTGCGGCTATTCCGTCGGCGCCCGCTTCACCCCGTCCTGGATGGATATGCCGATGTTCTACCAGGGCAATCCCGAGCCGATCGCGCCCAACATGACATTGTTCGCGCACATGATCATCATGGACTCCGAAACCGAGACGGCGATGACGCTTGGCCGCACCTACCTGACCACCGAATCCCAGCCGAAGCCGCTTTCGCGCCATGATCTCGACTTGATCGTACAGTGA
- a CDS encoding class I SAM-dependent methyltransferase has product MTRLKTRIVDLIGALGPLPVNEYMALCLFDPSDGYYTTREPFGAAGDFVTAPEISQMFGELVAVWLYQAWLAIGRPLPVTIAEIGPGRGTLMKDMLRTLTRLDPAIAAGASFALVETSPRLTEIQKQTLAETSVELGWHETIATLPQAPLLIVGNELFDAVPIRQFIRAGAGWRERVIGLDVSDELSFFAGAGSVEATLLPEDAAEAPQGSIFEIAPARAALMATIAERIADHGGAGLFPDYGHLQPGFGDTLQAVRRHAPEDVLANPGEADLTAHVDFAALAAVVRAHGLDVELATQGDFLLGTGLLERAGQLGSQASQEARQTIADAVERLAGPDGMGTLFKILKILPHQPV; this is encoded by the coding sequence ATGACACGGCTGAAGACCCGCATCGTCGACCTGATCGGCGCGCTCGGCCCCCTCCCCGTCAACGAGTACATGGCGCTCTGCCTGTTCGATCCCAGCGACGGCTACTACACCACGCGCGAGCCGTTCGGCGCCGCCGGCGACTTCGTCACCGCACCCGAGATCAGCCAGATGTTCGGCGAACTCGTCGCCGTCTGGCTCTATCAGGCCTGGCTGGCGATCGGCCGACCCCTGCCGGTCACCATCGCGGAGATCGGGCCTGGCCGCGGCACGCTGATGAAGGACATGCTTCGCACCCTGACGCGGCTCGATCCGGCTATCGCCGCCGGAGCATCCTTCGCTCTGGTCGAGACCAGTCCGCGGCTAACCGAAATCCAGAAGCAGACGCTTGCCGAAACTTCGGTTGAGCTCGGCTGGCACGAAACCATCGCCACACTACCGCAGGCGCCGTTGCTGATTGTCGGCAACGAATTGTTCGACGCTGTGCCGATCCGCCAGTTCATCCGCGCCGGCGCCGGCTGGCGCGAACGGGTGATCGGCCTCGATGTCTCAGACGAGTTGAGCTTCTTCGCCGGCGCCGGCTCGGTCGAGGCGACGCTGCTGCCGGAAGACGCCGCCGAGGCGCCACAAGGCTCTATTTTCGAAATAGCACCGGCCCGCGCGGCACTGATGGCGACCATTGCCGAACGCATAGCCGACCACGGCGGCGCCGGGCTGTTCCCCGATTACGGCCATCTCCAGCCCGGTTTCGGCGACACATTGCAGGCCGTGCGCAGGCACGCCCCCGAAGATGTGCTGGCCAATCCCGGCGAAGCCGATCTCACCGCCCATGTCGACTTCGCTGCACTGGCCGCCGTCGTGCGGGCGCATGGCCTCGATGTGGAATTGGCGACGCAGGGCGACTTTCTGCTTGGCACGGGATTGCTTGAGCGAGCTGGCCAGTTGGGCAGCCAGGCAAGCCAAGAGGCACGACAAACCATTGCCGATGCCGTCGAGCGCCTGGCCGGCCCCGACGGCATGGGCACGCTGTTCAAAATCCTGAAAATCCTGCCGCATCAGCCAGTCTGA
- a CDS encoding helix-turn-helix transcriptional regulator, with protein MPHGRDIFRAGNADLGRLHESRWQWLEEVSGPAVALPTEYPDGYLVPQHRHSRSQLLHALVGVVLVTTRYGRWMVPPDHAMWIPAGTEHSVEMLGDVSMRSVYVMPGAIPGLPEGLRVVGVTELMHSLIVESEKLPQGGELEGRGGLIMNLLLHEIPTLPERPLGLPFPSDPKLAALCRRFVAAPSPHATIDEWADAAGMSRRSFTRAFQRQTGLSLSTWRQQACLFAALPRLADGEPITRVALDLGYDSVPAFITMFKRMLGASPRGYMRGARDEGMRRAQPRLEAPAP; from the coding sequence ATGCCACATGGCAGGGACATCTTCCGCGCCGGCAATGCCGATCTCGGCCGATTGCACGAAAGCCGCTGGCAGTGGCTGGAGGAGGTTTCCGGGCCGGCGGTGGCTTTGCCGACCGAATATCCGGACGGTTACCTCGTGCCGCAACACCGCCACAGCCGCAGCCAACTGCTGCATGCGCTGGTCGGTGTCGTGCTGGTGACGACCAGGTACGGGCGCTGGATGGTGCCGCCCGACCACGCAATGTGGATACCGGCCGGCACCGAGCATTCTGTCGAAATGCTGGGCGACGTCTCGATGCGCTCGGTCTATGTCATGCCGGGCGCTATCCCCGGCCTGCCGGAAGGCTTGCGTGTCGTCGGCGTCACCGAGCTGATGCACAGCCTGATCGTAGAATCGGAAAAGCTGCCGCAAGGTGGCGAACTGGAAGGCCGCGGCGGGTTGATCATGAACCTCTTGCTGCACGAGATCCCGACCTTGCCGGAACGGCCGCTCGGCCTGCCGTTCCCGTCCGACCCGAAGCTGGCGGCGCTCTGCCGACGCTTTGTCGCGGCACCTTCGCCGCACGCCACGATCGACGAGTGGGCGGATGCCGCAGGCATGAGCCGGCGCTCCTTCACCCGCGCCTTCCAGCGCCAGACCGGACTGTCCTTGTCGACTTGGCGCCAGCAGGCCTGCCTGTTTGCGGCACTTCCCAGGCTCGCCGATGGCGAGCCGATCACCAGGGTGGCGCTCGACCTCGGTTATGACAGCGTGCCGGCATTCATAACCATGTTCAAGCGCATGCTCGGGGCCTCGCCGCGCGGCTATATGCGCGGCGCCCGCGACGAAGGCATGCGGCGGGCTCAGCCTCGACTTGAGGCCCCGGCGCCGTAG
- the pgeF gene encoding peptidoglycan editing factor PgeF → MLNQTKPDPVRSPLLEAAKPRGIRHGYFTRIGGVSGGIYQGLNIGTGSDDDQMLVAENRRRVAAWMGVPASHLLTAHQVHSPDVVIAREPFPGPRPKADAIVTDRPGIAIGASTADCGPVLFADAQARIIGAAHAGWKGAFTGVLENTIAAMESLGARRERIIAVLGPSIGPDNYEVGPEFVARFVEADAENIGYFAPSANPAHAMFDLNLYTVDRLKKAGVTAEGLGRCTYAEEDLFFSYRRATHRKEPDYGRQVSAIVLENG, encoded by the coding sequence ATGCTGAATCAGACCAAACCGGATCCTGTTCGCTCGCCGCTGCTGGAAGCGGCCAAGCCGCGAGGTATCCGCCATGGCTATTTCACCCGTATCGGCGGCGTCTCCGGCGGCATCTATCAGGGACTTAACATCGGCACCGGCTCGGATGACGATCAGATGCTGGTCGCCGAGAACCGCCGCCGCGTCGCTGCCTGGATGGGTGTGCCGGCCAGCCATCTCCTGACCGCGCATCAGGTCCACTCGCCCGATGTCGTTATTGCCAGGGAACCCTTTCCCGGCCCGCGGCCCAAGGCCGACGCCATCGTCACCGACCGGCCGGGCATCGCCATCGGCGCCTCGACGGCCGATTGCGGCCCGGTGCTGTTCGCCGATGCGCAAGCGCGCATCATTGGCGCTGCACACGCCGGCTGGAAGGGTGCTTTCACCGGTGTGCTTGAAAACACCATTGCCGCGATGGAAAGCCTCGGCGCCCGCCGTGAGCGCATCATTGCGGTTCTCGGTCCTTCGATCGGCCCCGACAATTACGAGGTCGGGCCGGAATTCGTCGCCCGTTTCGTCGAAGCCGATGCCGAAAACATCGGCTATTTCGCGCCTTCGGCCAATCCGGCGCATGCAATGTTCGATCTCAACCTCTATACGGTCGACCGGCTGAAGAAGGCTGGCGTGACCGCCGAGGGGCTTGGCCGCTGCACCTATGCCGAGGAGGATCTCTTCTTTTCCTACCGGCGCGCGACGCATCGCAAGGAACCGGACTACGGTCGGCAGGTTTCGGCAATTGTTTTGGAGAACGGATAA
- a CDS encoding accessory factor UbiK family protein, which produces MSTGPNRILDEFAKLMTDAAGAAQGVRREVETAFKGQAERILNTMDVVQREEFEAARDMAAKAREENTRLAARIDALEARLAELTGQAAPVAAAKPKAKK; this is translated from the coding sequence ATGTCGACCGGACCGAACCGCATTCTCGATGAATTCGCCAAGCTGATGACCGATGCCGCGGGTGCCGCACAAGGCGTGCGCCGCGAGGTGGAGACTGCCTTCAAGGGGCAGGCCGAGCGCATCCTCAACACCATGGATGTGGTGCAGCGCGAGGAGTTCGAGGCTGCCCGCGACATGGCTGCCAAGGCCCGCGAAGAAAACACCAGGCTGGCCGCCCGCATCGATGCGCTCGAGGCCAGGCTTGCCGAATTGACCGGACAGGCCGCACCTGTGGCTGCGGCAAAGCCCAAAGCAAAAAAATAA
- a CDS encoding ribose-phosphate pyrophosphokinase, which translates to MKLFAGNSNRVLAEAVARYLNVPLGKASVRRFADQEIFVEIQENVRGEDVFILQSTSFPTNDHLMELLIMIDAFMRSSAKRITAVIPYFGYARQDRRASGRTPISAKLVANMITRAGVDRVLTLDLHAGQIQGFFDIPTDNLFSVPVMARDVKAKYKQLANVVVVSPDIGGVVRARALAKRFDAQLAIVDKRRERPGESEVMNIIGAVAGKDCLLIDDIVDSGGTLCNAADALLANGATSVTAYITHGVLSGGAVARISGSKLQELVITDSIQPTQGVLDAPNIRVISIADLMGEAISRTATEESVSSLFD; encoded by the coding sequence ATGAAGCTTTTCGCGGGCAATTCCAACCGGGTGCTGGCCGAAGCGGTCGCCCGCTATCTCAATGTCCCGCTGGGCAAGGCCAGCGTCAGACGCTTCGCCGATCAGGAAATCTTCGTCGAAATCCAGGAAAACGTGCGCGGCGAGGATGTCTTCATCCTGCAGTCGACCTCGTTCCCGACCAACGATCATCTGATGGAACTGCTCATCATGATCGATGCCTTCATGCGCTCCTCGGCCAAGCGCATCACCGCGGTCATCCCCTATTTCGGTTACGCCAGGCAGGATCGCCGGGCCTCGGGCCGCACACCGATCTCGGCCAAGCTGGTCGCCAACATGATCACCCGCGCTGGCGTCGACCGCGTTTTGACGCTCGACCTCCATGCCGGCCAGATCCAGGGTTTTTTCGACATTCCGACCGACAATCTGTTCTCGGTGCCGGTGATGGCCCGCGACGTGAAGGCAAAATACAAACAGCTTGCCAATGTCGTCGTCGTCTCGCCCGATATTGGCGGCGTGGTGCGCGCCCGCGCGCTCGCCAAACGCTTCGACGCACAACTGGCCATCGTCGACAAGCGCCGCGAACGTCCCGGTGAATCCGAAGTGATGAACATCATCGGCGCGGTCGCCGGCAAGGATTGCCTGCTGATCGACGACATCGTCGATTCCGGCGGCACGCTGTGCAACGCCGCCGATGCGCTGCTCGCCAACGGCGCTACCAGCGTCACCGCCTATATCACCCACGGCGTGCTGTCGGGCGGTGCGGTCGCCCGGATCAGCGGCTCGAAGCTGCAGGAACTGGTGATCACCGATTCCATCCAGCCGACGCAAGGCGTGCTCGACGCCCCGAATATCCGCGTCATCTCCATCGCCGACCTGATGGGCGAGGCGATTTCGCGCACAGCGACCGAAGAGTCCGTGTCGAGCCTGTTCGATTAA
- a CDS encoding tripartite tricarboxylate transporter substrate binding protein: MRRRTLLGLAVSIAATLSAPAAWAADFPDRTITMVVPFSAGGSTDLVARLVANKMSEKLGQQIVVENVGGAGGSIGAAQVARAEPDGYTILMGTVATHALNPLILKTKPYDAEKDFAPISLLVLVPNVLVVNPEFPAKDVKELIEMLKKDPDKYAYASSGNGTPLHLSGELFKTMAGVSMQHIPYKGAGPALNDVIGNQVPMMFDNLPSSSGHIKSGTLRALGVTTKERVPSFPDIPAIAETIPGYETYSWNALFAPAGTPPEVVAVLQKAAVEALKDPDVIARMAQFSASIVASTPEELGAHVKAELAKWEPIVKASGVQLD; encoded by the coding sequence ATGCGGCGTAGGACTTTGCTCGGGCTCGCGGTTTCCATCGCAGCCACCCTTTCAGCACCGGCGGCCTGGGCCGCCGATTTTCCGGACCGGACCATCACCATGGTTGTCCCCTTTTCCGCCGGTGGCTCGACGGATCTGGTCGCGCGCCTGGTCGCCAACAAGATGTCCGAAAAGCTGGGCCAGCAGATTGTCGTCGAAAATGTCGGCGGCGCCGGGGGCAGCATCGGCGCTGCCCAGGTCGCCCGAGCCGAACCGGACGGCTACACGATCCTGATGGGCACGGTCGCAACCCACGCGCTCAACCCGCTGATCCTGAAGACAAAGCCCTACGATGCGGAGAAGGATTTTGCGCCGATATCGTTGCTCGTGCTGGTGCCAAACGTCCTGGTCGTGAACCCTGAATTCCCCGCCAAGGACGTCAAGGAACTGATCGAGATGCTGAAGAAGGACCCGGACAAATATGCCTACGCCTCATCAGGCAATGGCACCCCGCTGCATCTCTCCGGCGAGCTTTTCAAGACGATGGCCGGCGTCAGTATGCAGCACATTCCCTACAAGGGCGCCGGACCGGCCTTGAACGACGTTATCGGCAATCAGGTGCCGATGATGTTCGACAACCTCCCCTCTTCATCGGGCCATATCAAGAGCGGGACGCTGAGAGCGCTTGGCGTCACCACCAAGGAGCGCGTTCCCTCCTTCCCCGACATACCGGCCATTGCCGAAACCATTCCCGGCTATGAAACCTACAGCTGGAACGCTCTGTTCGCGCCCGCAGGCACGCCGCCGGAGGTCGTCGCCGTTCTTCAGAAGGCGGCAGTTGAAGCCCTGAAAGACCCTGATGTGATCGCCCGCATGGCCCAGTTCAGCGCCTCGATAGTGGCCTCCACCCCGGAAGAGCTTGGAGCGCATGTGAAGGCCGAACTCGCCAAATGGGAACCGATCGTCAAGGCCAGCGGCGTTCAGCTGGACTAG
- a CDS encoding BrnA antitoxin family protein: MATPPRRPTNPMEAAEAAFKPVKKPAPPIREPSAAPNVRELVSIRIDRAVLDHFQEDGPGWQDRINDALRQLVAGKPQG; this comes from the coding sequence ATGGCAACGCCCCCGCGCCGACCGACCAATCCGATGGAAGCCGCTGAAGCGGCCTTCAAGCCGGTCAAGAAACCCGCGCCTCCCATTCGCGAACCCTCCGCCGCACCAAACGTTCGCGAGCTTGTCTCGATCAGGATCGATCGCGCCGTGCTCGACCATTTCCAGGAAGATGGCCCCGGCTGGCAAGACAGGATCAACGATGCGCTCAGGCAATTGGTCGCCGGCAAGCCGCAGGGTTGA